The following are from one region of the Macaca thibetana thibetana isolate TM-01 chromosome 2, ASM2454274v1, whole genome shotgun sequence genome:
- the TMEM40 gene encoding transmembrane protein 40 isoform X2: METSVSPSQPQDNSQVHRETEDLDYGETDFHKQDGKAGLFSQEQYERDKSSSSSSSSSSSSSSSSSSSGPGHGEPGVLKDELQLYGDAPGEVVPSGESGLRRRGSDPASGEVEASQLSRQNIKKDDEFFHFVLLCFAIGALLVCYHYYADWFMSLGVGLLTFASLETVGIYFGLVYRIHSVLQGFIPLFQKFRLTGFRKTD, from the exons ATGGAGACTTCAGTATCCCCCTCCCAGCCTCAAGACAACAGTCAAGTCCACAGAGAAACGGAAGATCTAGACT ATGGAGAGACAGATTTCCATAAGCAAGATGGGAAGGCTGGACTATTTTCCCAAGAACAGTATGAAAGAGACaagtcttcttcctcctcctcctcttcctcctcatcctcttcttcctcctcctcctcctcag GTCCTGGGCATGGGGAGCCTGGCGTTTTGAAGGATGAGCTTCAGCTCTATGGAG ATGCTCCAGGAGAGGTGGTACCCTCTGGGGAGTCAG GACTCCGAAGGAGAGGCTCTGACCCAGCAAGTG GAGAAGTGGAGGCCTCTCAGTTAAGCAGacagaatataaagaaagatG ATGAGTTTTTCCATTTCGTCCTCCTGTGCTTTGCCATCGGGGCCTTGCTGGTGTGTTATCACTATTACGCAG ACTGGTTCATGTCTCTTGGGGTCGGCCTGCTCACCTTTGCCTCCCTGGAAACTGTTGGCATCTACTTTGGACTAG TGTACCGCATCCACAGCGTCCTGCAAGGTTTCATCCCCCTCTTCCAGAAGTTCAGGCTGACAG GGTTCAGGAAGACTGACTGA
- the TMEM40 gene encoding transmembrane protein 40 isoform X3, which produces METSVSPSQPQDNSQVHRETEDLDCPGHGEPGVLKDELQLYGDAPGEVVPSGESGLRRRGSDPASGEVEASQLSRQNIKKDDEFFHFVLLCFAIGALLVCYHYYADWFMSLGVGLLTFASLETVGIYFGLVYRIHSVLQGFIPLFQKFRLTGFRKTD; this is translated from the exons ATGGAGACTTCAGTATCCCCCTCCCAGCCTCAAGACAACAGTCAAGTCCACAGAGAAACGGAAGATCTAGACT GTCCTGGGCATGGGGAGCCTGGCGTTTTGAAGGATGAGCTTCAGCTCTATGGAG ATGCTCCAGGAGAGGTGGTACCCTCTGGGGAGTCAG GACTCCGAAGGAGAGGCTCTGACCCAGCAAGTG GAGAAGTGGAGGCCTCTCAGTTAAGCAGacagaatataaagaaagatG ATGAGTTTTTCCATTTCGTCCTCCTGTGCTTTGCCATCGGGGCCTTGCTGGTGTGTTATCACTATTACGCAG ACTGGTTCATGTCTCTTGGGGTCGGCCTGCTCACCTTTGCCTCCCTGGAAACTGTTGGCATCTACTTTGGACTAG TGTACCGCATCCACAGCGTCCTGCAAGGTTTCATCCCCCTCTTCCAGAAGTTCAGGCTGACAG GGTTCAGGAAGACTGACTGA
- the TMEM40 gene encoding transmembrane protein 40 isoform X1, producing METSVSPSQPQDNSQVHRETEDLDYGETDFHKQDGKAGLFSQEQYERDKSSSSSSSSSSSSSSSSSSSESSDEDQHPRATRKRRRSLGAGHPHGNSSPGPGHGEPGVLKDELQLYGDAPGEVVPSGESGLRRRGSDPASGEVEASQLSRQNIKKDDEFFHFVLLCFAIGALLVCYHYYADWFMSLGVGLLTFASLETVGIYFGLVYRIHSVLQGFIPLFQKFRLTGFRKTD from the exons ATGGAGACTTCAGTATCCCCCTCCCAGCCTCAAGACAACAGTCAAGTCCACAGAGAAACGGAAGATCTAGACT ATGGAGAGACAGATTTCCATAAGCAAGATGGGAAGGCTGGACTATTTTCCCAAGAACAGTATGAAAGAGACaagtcttcttcctcctcctcctcttcctcctcatcctcttcttcctcctcctcctcctcag AGAGCAGCGATGAAGACCAGCACCCCAGAGCAACCAGAAAACGTCGACGGAGCCTGGGGGCTGGACACCCCCATGGGAACAGCTCACCCG GTCCTGGGCATGGGGAGCCTGGCGTTTTGAAGGATGAGCTTCAGCTCTATGGAG ATGCTCCAGGAGAGGTGGTACCCTCTGGGGAGTCAG GACTCCGAAGGAGAGGCTCTGACCCAGCAAGTG GAGAAGTGGAGGCCTCTCAGTTAAGCAGacagaatataaagaaagatG ATGAGTTTTTCCATTTCGTCCTCCTGTGCTTTGCCATCGGGGCCTTGCTGGTGTGTTATCACTATTACGCAG ACTGGTTCATGTCTCTTGGGGTCGGCCTGCTCACCTTTGCCTCCCTGGAAACTGTTGGCATCTACTTTGGACTAG TGTACCGCATCCACAGCGTCCTGCAAGGTTTCATCCCCCTCTTCCAGAAGTTCAGGCTGACAG GGTTCAGGAAGACTGACTGA